A single genomic interval of Flavihumibacter rivuli harbors:
- the recG gene encoding ATP-dependent DNA helicase RecG produces MQQIIAISYEASILSSPIEYLKGVGPLKGDLLKKELNIFTFKDLLEHFPLRHIDKTKVTPILSIQPGMEYVQVVGSITSIAVLGEKRAKRLVARVRDKTGEMELVWFQGISWIQKSLEQGKAFLIYGRVGFFNGIPQINHPELEAYSPDKAGGKAFLEPVYPSTEKLKAKGLGGRQIGRLTYTLLSALKEADLAENLPEPYLQHFKFPSRFHSYQQIHFPSSEANYQKALARLKFEELFIAQLRLGLVRLQRHRYSKGVVFGQVGELFNTFYHKYLPFALTGAQKRVLKEIRQDMGQGRQMNRLLQGDVGSGKTMVALLSMLLAADNGYQSCLMAPTEILATQHFQGISGYLKEMPVEVALLTGSTKTAERRRILKGLQEGSIQMVIGTHALIEDAVQFHQLGLAVVDEQHRFGVAQRAKLWKKAVIPPHVLVMTATPIPRTLAMTAYGDLDYSIIDELPPGRKPITTVHRYDYHRARVMDFIRSEIDKGRQAYIIFPLIEESEKLSHENLMRGYENVKAFFPEPKFWISMVHGRQTTEVKDTNMQRFVQGDTQIMVSTTVIEVGVNVPNATVMVIESAEKFGLSQLHQLRGRVGRGSEQSFCILLTGQQLTNEGRERLKIMCATNDGFVIAEKDLELRGPGDIEGTRQSGMLNFKLANIVQDKQWLDAAKQFAQQLLEEDPSLDSAHNLRLKTFLQAQKGKLAWSKIS; encoded by the coding sequence TTGCAGCAAATCATAGCTATCAGTTACGAAGCTTCCATATTATCCAGTCCCATTGAGTACCTGAAAGGAGTAGGTCCCCTGAAGGGTGACCTGTTGAAAAAGGAGTTGAATATTTTCACCTTCAAAGACCTTCTTGAGCATTTCCCCTTAAGGCATATTGATAAGACCAAGGTAACGCCTATCCTTTCCATCCAACCGGGTATGGAGTACGTGCAGGTGGTCGGCAGCATTACCAGTATTGCAGTGCTGGGTGAGAAGCGCGCAAAACGTTTGGTGGCCAGGGTAAGGGATAAGACTGGTGAAATGGAACTGGTATGGTTCCAGGGGATATCCTGGATACAAAAATCATTGGAACAGGGCAAGGCTTTCCTGATCTACGGAAGGGTCGGCTTCTTCAATGGAATACCCCAGATCAACCACCCGGAACTGGAGGCCTATAGCCCGGATAAAGCCGGTGGTAAGGCCTTCCTTGAACCTGTTTATCCCAGTACGGAAAAATTGAAGGCAAAGGGATTAGGCGGAAGGCAGATCGGCCGCTTGACCTACACCCTTCTTTCCGCTTTGAAAGAAGCAGACCTGGCGGAGAATTTACCTGAACCCTATCTGCAGCATTTCAAATTCCCATCCCGTTTCCATAGTTACCAGCAGATTCATTTCCCCTCCTCTGAAGCAAATTACCAGAAGGCCCTGGCCAGGTTGAAGTTTGAAGAACTCTTCATTGCCCAACTCCGGTTGGGATTGGTTCGACTTCAACGCCACCGGTATTCCAAGGGTGTAGTGTTCGGCCAGGTGGGGGAACTTTTCAATACCTTCTACCATAAATACCTTCCTTTTGCCCTGACAGGTGCACAAAAGCGGGTATTGAAAGAGATCAGGCAGGATATGGGGCAGGGAAGGCAAATGAACAGGCTGCTGCAAGGGGATGTGGGAAGTGGAAAAACAATGGTGGCATTGCTGAGCATGCTGCTGGCAGCGGACAATGGTTACCAAAGCTGCCTGATGGCGCCAACGGAAATATTGGCCACCCAGCATTTTCAGGGCATCTCCGGTTACCTGAAGGAAATGCCGGTAGAAGTGGCCTTGCTTACCGGCTCCACCAAAACCGCTGAAAGAAGGAGGATATTGAAGGGATTGCAGGAAGGGAGTATCCAGATGGTGATAGGAACCCATGCATTGATAGAAGATGCGGTTCAATTCCACCAATTGGGGCTAGCCGTAGTGGATGAACAACATCGTTTTGGGGTAGCCCAACGCGCCAAGTTGTGGAAGAAGGCCGTTATCCCTCCGCATGTGCTGGTCATGACTGCCACACCTATTCCCAGGACACTTGCCATGACAGCCTATGGTGACCTTGATTATAGTATAATTGATGAATTGCCACCAGGAAGGAAGCCCATCACCACGGTGCATCGCTACGATTACCACCGGGCAAGGGTCATGGATTTTATCCGGTCAGAGATCGACAAGGGCAGGCAGGCCTATATCATCTTCCCGCTCATTGAAGAGTCGGAGAAGTTAAGCCATGAGAACCTGATGAGGGGCTATGAAAATGTAAAGGCATTCTTCCCTGAACCAAAGTTTTGGATCAGTATGGTGCATGGCAGGCAGACAACTGAAGTGAAGGATACCAATATGCAACGCTTTGTACAGGGAGATACTCAAATCATGGTCTCTACTACCGTTATTGAGGTTGGGGTGAATGTACCCAATGCTACGGTAATGGTGATAGAGAGCGCTGAGAAATTCGGTCTATCCCAGTTACACCAGTTGCGTGGAAGGGTAGGAAGGGGAAGTGAACAGAGTTTTTGCATATTATTAACAGGGCAGCAATTAACCAATGAGGGCAGGGAACGGTTGAAAATAATGTGTGCAACGAATGATGGATTTGTGATCGCAGAGAAGGACCTTGAGCTAAGGGGCCCGGGTGATATTGAGGGAACCAGGCAGAGTGGGATGTTGAACTTTAAGCTCGCAAATATCGTCCAGGATAAACAATGGTTGGATGCGGCCAAGCAATTCGCACAACAATTACTGGAAGAAGACCCGTCGTTGGATTCGGCTCATAATTTGCGGCTTAAAACTTTCTTACAGGCCCAAAAGGGAAAACTCGCCTGGAGTAAGATCTCCTGA